TGAAGGGGTCAAGGACGGCGCGTGCATCGACGCGTGCCCGGTGGACTGCATCGAGGGCACCCCCGACACTCCGATGCTCTACATCGACCCGGAGGTGTGCGTGGACTGCGCCGCCTGCACCTCCGTCTGTCCCGTGGACGCGATCTACCCCGAGGACGAGGTTCCGGAGGAGTGGACGTCGTACATCAAGACCAATGCCGACTACTTCGGTCGGAGCGCCGATGACGAAGACGAGTGACATCAGCGGCACCGCGGTGTCGGTGCTCACCGAATCGCTGGACGACTACGGGCCGATGGTGGCCCTGGCGATCCGGCGTCCGGACCTCGCCCTCACACCGGTCCTGCGGGACCCGGCGTCCTCGCTGCCGGATCCCGGTCCGGCCGTCACCATGCACGAGTTCCTGCACGACGCCGCCCCGGAGACGGTCGAGCTGTGGCGGCACTTCCAGGTGCTGTGGCACCGCTGGGCGGCCCCGCTGGACTCCTTCCACCCGGTCCGCTGGTATCTGACCGCCGTCACCGACGGCCCGCACCGGGAGGTGCACCGCAGCGTCGACGCGCAGTTGCAGCAACTCGGCAGGGTCCGTGAGGAGCGGCTGGCCGCGATGGCACGGCTGCTCGGCGCGGAGACCCCGGACGTGGCCGAGGGAGCCGTCCTCGGCTGGGGCACCCCCGAGTGGTCGCTGCCGGGCATGCTGCTCGCGGCGCGCACCGGA
This genomic stretch from Streptomyces sp. Go-475 harbors:
- a CDS encoding 4Fe-4S binding protein; this encodes MTYVITQPCEGVKDGACIDACPVDCIEGTPDTPMLYIDPEVCVDCAACTSVCPVDAIYPEDEVPEEWTSYIKTNADYFGRSADDEDE